From the Longimicrobiaceae bacterium genome, one window contains:
- a CDS encoding dienelactone hydrolase family protein, with translation MRRTIPLLLTLVLATACSRTAAMNKPNPADSAHVDAMARMHANETPAPNASAAEPRRPVTAEEVTYATVDGKPVRGYLARPSGGAGNNLPALVVIHEWWGLNDNVRMMTRRLAGEGYQALAVDLYGGEAAATPAQATALMRASMANPAGGQDNLKQAAAYLRSRGAPKLGVIGWCFGGGWSLESALFMPDQVDADVVYYGRPVTDRARLAALRAPLLGLYGGLDQGIPVATVRQMETELRALGKNVDIHVYPDANHAFANPSGQSYNPAAAEDAWRRTVVFFNQHLQHGARR, from the coding sequence ATGCGCCGCACCATCCCGCTGCTCCTCACGCTGGTCCTCGCCACCGCCTGCAGCCGCACGGCCGCCATGAACAAGCCGAACCCCGCGGACAGCGCACACGTGGATGCCATGGCCCGCATGCACGCGAACGAGACGCCCGCCCCCAACGCGTCCGCCGCCGAGCCGCGGCGGCCGGTGACGGCGGAAGAGGTGACGTACGCCACGGTGGATGGGAAGCCCGTCCGCGGCTACCTCGCCCGTCCGTCCGGCGGCGCCGGCAACAACCTGCCCGCGCTCGTCGTGATCCACGAGTGGTGGGGGCTGAACGACAACGTGCGGATGATGACGCGCCGCCTGGCGGGCGAGGGCTACCAGGCCCTGGCGGTGGACCTGTACGGCGGCGAGGCCGCCGCCACCCCGGCCCAGGCGACGGCGCTGATGCGCGCGTCCATGGCGAACCCCGCCGGCGGGCAGGACAACCTCAAGCAGGCGGCGGCCTACCTCCGCTCGCGGGGCGCGCCGAAGCTGGGCGTGATCGGCTGGTGCTTCGGCGGGGGGTGGAGCCTGGAGTCGGCGCTGTTCATGCCGGACCAGGTTGACGCGGACGTCGTGTACTACGGCCGCCCGGTGACCGACCGCGCGCGCCTCGCCGCCCTACGCGCGCCGTTGCTCGGGCTGTACGGCGGGCTGGATCAGGGCATCCCCGTCGCCACGGTGCGGCAGATGGAGACGGAGCTGCGCGCGCTGGGCAAGAACGTGGACATCCACGTCTACCCGGACGCGAACCACGCCTTCGCCAACCCCTCGGGGCAGTCGTACAACCCCGCCGCGGCGGAAGACGCGTGGCGCCGCACGGTCGTCTTCTTCAATCAGCACCTCCAGCACGGGGCCCGCCGCTGA
- a CDS encoding ABC transporter ATP-binding protein, translated as MAPHGRLLQSAPPARGPPLTTSAGPASTVLPGAHVAAGEGDAAPAIRCRGLHKRFGETVAVKSLDLEVRRGECFGLLGPNGAGKTTTIEILEGLTAPDGGEVELLGMRWDRQADAIRARLGVQLQESEFADRATVEETLRLFRSFYPRGPSVAELLGFVQLDEKRATQVRHLSGGQRQRLSVACALAGSPDVLFLDEPTTGLDPQSRRQLWDVCEAFRAGGGTILLTTHFMDEAEKLSDRIAILDRGEMIALGTPRELIRSLGGEHVVEFASTAAIPDDDLRAIPGVTRVGSRGALRQLTVGELHRSVPALLELVHRAGGDLTALSTHQATLDDVFLAMTGRELRDE; from the coding sequence GTGGCGCCGCACGGTCGTCTTCTTCAATCAGCACCTCCAGCACGGGGCCCGCCGCTGACCACCTCCGCGGGCCCGGCATCTACCGTCCTCCCCGGCGCGCACGTAGCCGCCGGGGAGGGCGATGCCGCGCCCGCCATCCGCTGCCGGGGGCTGCACAAGCGCTTCGGCGAGACGGTGGCGGTGAAGTCGCTGGACCTGGAGGTGCGGCGCGGCGAGTGCTTCGGGCTGCTGGGGCCCAACGGCGCCGGCAAGACCACCACGATCGAGATCCTGGAGGGCCTCACCGCGCCCGACGGCGGCGAGGTGGAGCTGCTGGGAATGCGCTGGGACCGCCAGGCCGACGCGATCCGCGCCCGCCTGGGCGTGCAGCTCCAGGAGAGCGAGTTCGCGGACCGCGCGACGGTGGAGGAGACGCTGCGCCTCTTCCGCTCGTTCTATCCCCGCGGCCCTTCCGTTGCCGAGCTGCTGGGCTTCGTGCAGCTGGACGAGAAGCGCGCCACGCAGGTGCGCCACCTCTCCGGCGGTCAGCGGCAGCGCCTCTCCGTGGCCTGCGCGCTCGCGGGCTCGCCGGATGTGCTCTTCCTCGACGAGCCGACGACCGGGCTGGACCCGCAGTCGCGGCGGCAGCTCTGGGACGTGTGCGAGGCGTTCCGGGCGGGCGGTGGCACCATCCTGCTCACCACGCACTTCATGGACGAGGCCGAGAAGCTGTCGGACCGCATCGCCATTCTGGACCGCGGGGAGATGATCGCGCTGGGCACGCCGCGCGAGCTGATCCGCTCGCTGGGCGGCGAGCACGTGGTGGAGTTCGCCAGCACGGCCGCGATCCCGGACGACGACCTGCGCGCCATCCCCGGCGTCACTCGGGTGGGCTCGCGGGGGGCGCTGCGGCAGCTCACGGTGGGGGAGCTGCACCGGTCCGTCCCCGCGCTGCTGGAGCTGGTGCACCGCGCGGGCGGCGACCTGACCGCGCTCAGCACGCATCAGGCTACGCTGGACGACGTGTTCCTCGCCATGACAGGACGGGAGCTGCGCGATGAGTGA
- a CDS encoding ABC transporter permease encodes MSDLLAPDRPASPASAPPPPERGKSPSALRELTMARIRGFLREPEALFWTFGFPIIMAIGLGLAFRDKPAERAVVAVERGSMAERWLPALRRSPDLDVRVLSADSAAVALRKGDVAVVVGGTGTPAYRYDPSRPESRLARLLADGAVQAAGGARRPIATADAPQRQPGGRYIDWVIPGIIGLNLMSTGMWGMGFGIVQMRQKKQLKRLVSTPMRKRDFLLAQILARLSFICLEVPPIVIFAWLAFGVKVAGPLLSLAVVIVLGAMTFAGLGLLSASRARTIEGVSGILNVVMLPMFVLSGVFFPSSRYPDALQPVIQALPLTALNNALRGVYNDGLSVVDMPVSIAILAAWGLVSFALALRAFRWQ; translated from the coding sequence ATGAGTGACCTGCTGGCGCCGGACCGGCCCGCATCTCCCGCGTCCGCACCTCCTCCACCGGAGCGGGGAAAGAGCCCGAGCGCGTTGCGGGAGCTGACGATGGCGCGCATCCGCGGCTTCCTGCGCGAGCCCGAGGCGCTGTTCTGGACGTTCGGGTTCCCCATCATCATGGCCATCGGCCTGGGCCTCGCCTTCCGCGACAAGCCCGCCGAGAGGGCCGTCGTCGCGGTCGAGCGCGGCAGCATGGCCGAGCGTTGGCTCCCCGCCCTGCGCCGCTCGCCGGACCTGGACGTGCGCGTCCTCTCGGCCGACAGCGCGGCGGTGGCGCTGCGGAAGGGCGATGTCGCCGTCGTGGTCGGCGGCACGGGGACGCCGGCGTACCGCTACGATCCCTCGCGCCCGGAGAGCCGCCTCGCGAGGCTGCTGGCGGACGGCGCGGTGCAGGCCGCGGGCGGCGCGCGGCGTCCCATCGCCACGGCAGACGCGCCCCAGCGGCAGCCGGGCGGGCGCTACATCGACTGGGTGATCCCCGGCATCATCGGCCTCAACCTGATGAGCACGGGCATGTGGGGCATGGGCTTCGGCATCGTGCAGATGCGCCAGAAGAAGCAGCTCAAGCGCCTCGTCTCCACGCCCATGCGCAAGCGCGACTTCCTTCTGGCGCAGATCCTTGCGCGGCTGTCGTTCATCTGCCTCGAGGTGCCGCCCATCGTGATCTTCGCCTGGCTGGCGTTCGGCGTGAAGGTCGCCGGGCCGCTGCTCAGCCTGGCCGTGGTGATCGTGCTGGGCGCGATGACGTTCGCCGGGCTGGGCCTGCTCAGCGCCTCGCGCGCCCGCACCATCGAGGGCGTGAGCGGCATCCTGAACGTGGTGATGCTGCCCATGTTCGTGCTCTCCGGCGTCTTCTTCCCCTCCAGCCGCTACCCGGACGCGCTTCAGCCGGTGATCCAGGCGCTGCCGCTCACCGCGCTGAACAACGCGCTCCGCGGCGTCTACAACGACGGCCTGTCCGTCGTCGACATGCCGGTCTCCATCGCCATCCTCGCCGCCTGGGGCCTCGTCTCCTTCGC